A single region of the Marinobacter salinus genome encodes:
- a CDS encoding alpha/beta fold hydrolase → MTEKQWITEDFEAGDLTLSGGETLRSARLHYHQIGELNAPKDNLILLPTYYGGAAAGNHPWVGAGSPLDPDEYCIVIPSLLGAGESSSPSNTFGEQAGHRFPRVSLFDNVMLQKRLVDEVFGGASLALVMGWSMGGMQALQWGCLFPDQVRSVLATCCTARCYPHNQIFLEGVKAALTCDHDFRDGDYKRPPARGLRAFARVYASWAYSQAFFRHERWRELGFDSIEQLLVFWEQDHLAQDANNLLAVLTTWQEGNLANNPAFNGDYRVALSALTMPTRLMPCSTDLYFTAEDATADAGHMPGAGAQVLQSDWGHIAGGAGRDAASHREILAAAKQLLGHQDH, encoded by the coding sequence ATGACCGAAAAACAGTGGATTACCGAAGATTTCGAGGCCGGCGACCTGACACTCTCGGGCGGCGAAACGCTGAGGTCTGCCCGACTGCACTATCACCAGATCGGAGAGCTGAATGCACCAAAAGATAACCTGATCCTGCTACCGACGTACTATGGTGGTGCGGCCGCCGGTAACCACCCCTGGGTCGGCGCCGGCAGTCCGCTTGATCCGGACGAATACTGCATCGTGATTCCGTCGCTACTGGGCGCCGGTGAATCCTCATCTCCGTCTAACACGTTCGGGGAGCAGGCAGGCCACCGGTTCCCACGGGTCAGTCTGTTCGACAACGTGATGCTGCAGAAACGACTGGTGGATGAGGTGTTTGGCGGTGCAAGCCTGGCTCTGGTGATGGGTTGGTCAATGGGCGGCATGCAGGCACTGCAGTGGGGGTGCCTGTTCCCGGATCAGGTCCGGTCAGTGCTCGCGACCTGTTGCACCGCACGCTGTTACCCCCACAACCAGATCTTTCTTGAAGGCGTGAAAGCCGCTCTGACCTGTGACCATGATTTCCGTGATGGTGATTATAAGCGACCGCCGGCCCGGGGCCTCAGGGCATTTGCCCGGGTTTACGCCAGCTGGGCATACTCCCAGGCTTTTTTTCGCCATGAACGCTGGCGAGAACTCGGCTTCGACTCCATCGAGCAATTGCTGGTGTTCTGGGAACAGGACCACCTGGCCCAGGATGCCAACAACCTGTTGGCCGTTCTGACCACCTGGCAGGAGGGCAACCTCGCCAATAATCCGGCCTTCAACGGAGACTACCGGGTGGCGCTGTCTGCCCTCACCATGCCCACCCGACTCATGCCCTGTTCCACCGACCTCTACTTCACCGCAGAGGACGCGACAGCCGATGCCGGTCACATGCCCGGTGCCGGGGCACAAGTTCTTCAGTCGGACTGGGGTCATATCGCCGGCGGTGCCGGTCGTGATGCTGCCAGCCACAGGGAGATTCTGGCGGCAGCGAAGCAGTTACTCGGACATCAAGACCACTAA
- the glnT gene encoding type III glutamate--ammonia ligase — translation MTDLTDNKALQASLAEAGVKYAIASYVDIHGVSKGKFVPIAHMGQMMEGSELYTGAALDGVPQDISDDEVAAMPDASGVAVCPWNRQLAWFPGNLYLKGAPFEACSRNIFRRQLSVAADMGYRFNLGIETEFFLFRDTEDGGFAPLSDRDNLGKPCYDPRTLMDNLEIMDELVDGMNELGWDVYSFDHEDANGQFETDFKYADGLTMADRLVFFRMMANEIARKHGAFASFMPKPFADRTGSGAHYNMSLADLETGENLFEPGGDDMHNCGISKIAYHFIAGVLKHGAAISAVIAPTVNSYKRLVRQGSMSGSTWAPVFMCYGSNNRTNMIRIPGMGGRIECRAADIACNPYLGGALILAAGLEGIREGLDAGAPHHENMYNYSDAEIAEQGIEYLPRNLGEAVEAFEADPLAKEVFGEAMFNSFIEYKRGEWESYQNHVSSWEIDRYLKMF, via the coding sequence ATGACTGATCTGACCGATAACAAAGCCCTGCAAGCGTCACTCGCCGAGGCTGGCGTCAAATATGCCATTGCCAGCTACGTGGATATCCATGGGGTGTCGAAGGGCAAGTTCGTCCCTATCGCCCATATGGGACAGATGATGGAGGGTTCTGAGCTTTATACCGGCGCGGCGCTGGATGGCGTGCCGCAGGACATCTCCGATGATGAAGTGGCGGCCATGCCAGACGCCAGTGGCGTCGCAGTATGTCCATGGAACCGCCAACTGGCCTGGTTCCCTGGAAACCTGTATTTGAAGGGTGCGCCTTTCGAGGCCTGTTCCCGCAATATCTTCCGTCGCCAGCTCAGCGTTGCGGCAGACATGGGTTACCGCTTTAATCTCGGAATCGAAACCGAGTTTTTCCTGTTCCGTGATACCGAGGATGGTGGCTTCGCCCCGTTGAGCGACCGCGACAACCTGGGCAAGCCATGCTACGACCCACGCACATTAATGGACAACCTGGAGATCATGGACGAGTTGGTTGATGGCATGAATGAGTTGGGCTGGGACGTTTACTCGTTTGATCACGAGGACGCCAACGGCCAGTTTGAAACCGACTTCAAATACGCCGATGGCCTGACCATGGCCGACCGCCTGGTGTTCTTCCGGATGATGGCCAACGAAATTGCCCGCAAGCACGGCGCATTCGCCAGCTTTATGCCCAAACCTTTTGCGGACCGCACCGGCAGTGGCGCCCACTACAACATGTCCCTGGCGGACCTTGAAACCGGTGAGAACCTGTTTGAACCCGGCGGCGACGACATGCACAACTGCGGCATCAGCAAAATCGCTTACCACTTCATTGCCGGTGTTCTGAAACACGGCGCCGCTATCAGCGCTGTCATCGCGCCGACCGTCAACAGTTACAAACGTCTGGTCCGCCAGGGCAGCATGTCCGGTTCCACCTGGGCACCGGTGTTCATGTGTTACGGCTCCAACAACCGCACCAACATGATCCGGATTCCCGGCATGGGTGGGCGGATCGAATGCCGGGCAGCGGACATTGCCTGCAACCCCTACCTGGGTGGCGCACTGATTCTGGCCGCCGGGCTTGAGGGCATTCGCGAGGGCCTGGATGCCGGCGCTCCCCACCACGAAAACATGTACAACTACAGCGATGCCGAAATTGCCGAACAGGGGATAGAGTATCTGCCCCGCAACCTGGGCGAGGCGGTTGAGGCCTTCGAGGCCGATCCGTTGGCAAAAGAGGTTTTTGGCGAGGCGATGTTTAACAGCTTTATCGAGTACAAGCGTGGCGAATGGGAAAGCTACCAGAACCATGTCTCGTCCTGGGAAATCGACCGTTATCTGAAAATGTTCTGA
- a CDS encoding helix-turn-helix transcriptional regulator, whose protein sequence is MTKLKSRSHSPPNEELSLAFPTLTAEDLQAYNTLVSTLYRCLHDNTGFQPFFDAFQHRFKAMQGGILGLTSNPQRMVYGWTFGYPEGFEEWYINSDLPERDEALIRYVKLPPRQFDSFLRGDTSRTVFDVLGPESQTRVWAEQVGMGDSAGMLVTRENGSNVVFIANRHKEFGPYTDDELLQMNLLAPHIENAVALHLKLYETRSDNENLAMALNHVKKPLIVFNALGNIAQANDAALALMENSRSLSINDPGRLQSADRRITRKLQDAITTCIVHSHKGILSPQTVFCSRGHERIAVCLTPLVADSAENNGVLAELFCFDSSLEPDQERLQTLFQCTPAEAAVAADMAQGLSASDVAERKQISIHTARQHIKSLLAKNGYRKQTELVSMLVRVLG, encoded by the coding sequence GTGACGAAACTGAAATCCCGGAGCCACTCCCCCCCCAACGAAGAGTTGTCTCTGGCATTCCCCACGCTCACCGCCGAAGACCTACAAGCCTATAACACTCTCGTCAGCACCCTGTATCGCTGCCTGCACGACAATACCGGCTTCCAGCCGTTCTTTGATGCCTTCCAACATCGCTTCAAGGCCATGCAAGGTGGCATCCTGGGGCTCACCAGCAACCCACAGCGCATGGTGTATGGCTGGACTTTTGGTTATCCGGAGGGCTTCGAAGAGTGGTATATCAACAGCGATCTTCCGGAACGGGATGAAGCCCTCATCCGCTATGTAAAACTTCCGCCACGCCAGTTCGACTCTTTTCTGCGAGGAGACACCAGTCGCACCGTTTTCGATGTTCTCGGCCCGGAAAGTCAAACTCGTGTTTGGGCGGAACAGGTTGGAATGGGCGATAGTGCAGGCATGCTGGTTACCCGGGAGAACGGCAGCAATGTGGTATTCATTGCCAACCGGCACAAGGAATTCGGCCCCTACACCGATGACGAACTTCTGCAGATGAATCTGCTGGCTCCCCATATCGAGAATGCCGTTGCCCTGCATCTGAAGCTCTACGAAACGCGCAGCGATAATGAAAACCTGGCGATGGCACTCAACCACGTAAAAAAACCGCTCATCGTCTTCAACGCATTGGGCAATATCGCCCAGGCCAACGACGCGGCCCTGGCTCTTATGGAAAACAGCAGGAGCCTGTCCATTAATGACCCAGGGCGACTGCAAAGCGCGGATCGCCGAATCACCCGCAAGCTACAGGATGCCATCACCACCTGCATCGTCCACTCCCACAAAGGCATACTCTCGCCGCAAACTGTATTTTGCAGTCGCGGCCATGAACGTATCGCGGTCTGTCTGACCCCTCTGGTCGCCGATAGCGCCGAAAATAACGGCGTATTGGCGGAATTGTTCTGTTTTGACTCTTCGCTGGAACCGGATCAGGAACGACTCCAAACACTATTCCAGTGCACACCGGCTGAAGCCGCGGTTGCGGCAGATATGGCTCAGGGCCTGAGTGCCAGTGATGTCGCCGAGAGAAAACAGATCTCCATCCATACCGCCCGCCAACATATCAAGAGCCTGCTGGCGAAAAACGGCTATCGCAAACAGACTGAACTGGTGTCCATGCTGGTGCGGGTTTTGGGGTAA
- a CDS encoding bile acid:sodium symporter family protein codes for MESSPLISIGLPVSLFIIMVGIGLTLTLRDFGQVTRNPRSIVVGTIAQILLMPLVAFAIAATLGLAPALAVGLVIIAACPGGTTSNLFVLLARGHIALSILLTVSASLITIVTLPFFTNYALQMYFGEAANISLPVGKTIAMLVVIVLLPVSIGMFIRTKAPAKAQKAESVVSLFGGLVLLLLIVALMWSSRERLPELLAQAGPAAFLLNLIGIAIGLGASRLAELSQRESLAIAVELGIKNGTIALMVALTLLESSEMSIPAVVYSVLMYGFGCILIAMGRRLVPVTQ; via the coding sequence GTGGAGTCCAGTCCGCTGATCTCGATCGGCCTGCCAGTTTCTCTGTTCATCATCATGGTAGGCATCGGCCTGACCCTGACGCTCAGGGATTTTGGGCAGGTAACCCGCAACCCCCGGAGCATCGTGGTGGGCACCATTGCCCAGATCCTGCTGATGCCTCTGGTTGCCTTTGCCATCGCCGCCACCCTGGGGCTGGCTCCGGCCCTGGCGGTCGGCCTGGTCATCATTGCGGCCTGCCCTGGTGGCACCACCTCGAACCTGTTCGTGCTCCTGGCGCGAGGCCATATCGCGTTGTCCATCCTGCTGACCGTTTCGGCAAGCCTGATCACCATCGTAACCTTGCCCTTTTTCACCAACTACGCCCTGCAGATGTACTTCGGCGAAGCAGCGAACATCTCGCTGCCGGTCGGCAAGACCATCGCCATGTTGGTGGTGATTGTGCTGCTGCCCGTGTCCATCGGCATGTTTATCCGTACCAAAGCACCCGCGAAAGCTCAAAAAGCGGAGAGTGTCGTCAGCCTGTTCGGCGGCTTGGTGTTGCTGTTGCTGATCGTTGCCCTGATGTGGAGTTCCAGAGAAAGGTTGCCCGAATTGCTGGCGCAGGCCGGCCCGGCGGCATTCCTGCTGAACCTGATAGGCATTGCAATCGGTCTGGGCGCCAGCCGGCTTGCGGAGCTCTCCCAGAGAGAATCTCTGGCCATTGCCGTAGAGCTGGGCATCAAGAACGGCACCATCGCTCTCATGGTTGCTTTGACCCTGCTCGAATCCAGTGAAATGTCGATACCCGCCGTAGTCTACAGCGTGCTGATGTATGGCTTTGGCTGCATTCTGATTGCCATGGGACGACGGCTAGTTCCTGTCACCCAGTAA
- a CDS encoding TetR family transcriptional regulator yields MRRTKEDAEKTRQTVLDAALMLFSRDGYSLTTLSRIAKEAGCSRGPIYWHFQTKDDLYEAVLAYSQEPLEALVAECQGMGNRPVDAMNHFIERWLGLLANNRKYRQSFEILLNKTELTDAMNRTLTRERQLTRSIIALFQTLMEQAQKDGQITTEEAPEDLGLLSYTYLMGITQTWLFSPRLFSLKQQAPFFQRRFWRLLGDRN; encoded by the coding sequence ATGCGTCGTACCAAGGAAGATGCCGAAAAAACCCGCCAGACTGTGCTGGACGCTGCGCTGATGCTGTTCAGTCGAGATGGTTATTCACTGACCACGCTGAGCCGCATCGCGAAAGAAGCCGGCTGCAGCCGGGGCCCGATTTACTGGCACTTCCAGACCAAGGACGATCTGTACGAGGCGGTGCTCGCCTATTCGCAGGAACCGCTGGAGGCTCTGGTGGCTGAATGTCAGGGTATGGGCAACCGGCCCGTCGACGCCATGAACCATTTCATTGAGCGCTGGCTGGGGTTACTCGCCAACAACCGGAAATACCGGCAGTCGTTCGAGATCCTGCTGAACAAAACCGAACTGACCGACGCCATGAACCGGACCCTGACACGGGAGCGGCAACTGACCCGGTCAATCATTGCACTTTTTCAGACACTCATGGAGCAGGCACAGAAGGACGGGCAGATAACCACGGAGGAAGCCCCCGAAGACCTCGGGCTACTGAGTTACACTTACCTGATGGGCATAACCCAAACCTGGCTGTTCTCACCGCGCCTGTTCTCGCTGAAACAACAGGCGCCGTTTTTCCAGCGCCGGTTCTGGCGGTTACTGGGTGACAGGAACTAG
- a CDS encoding putative urea ABC transporter substrate-binding protein yields MKTRNSRNFGKRLAAGLFTATLSMGALAQEKDSFSIAWTIYAGWVPWQYAEDYGIMKKWADKYDIDVDIVQVNDYIESINQFTAGQFDGVVATSMDGLSIPAASGVDTTALIVGDYSNGNDGLVSKDATSIAGLEGETVHLVELSVSHYLLVRALNTVGLEERDISVVNISDADLVSAFQTDDVRHVATWNPLLAEVEAFPGATKLFDSSEIPGHIKDLTLVNTETLADNPKLGKALVGAWYETMSILASDSEEGQEARAFLGELSGTDQAGYEAQLAGMKMFWEPQMSVDFINSEEAHEAMDSVRQFSFEKGLLGQGAMSPDFVGIEFPDGSVMGDEGNVKLRFNDSYMKMAADGEL; encoded by the coding sequence ATGAAAACACGCAACTCACGTAACTTCGGCAAACGGCTTGCGGCCGGGCTGTTCACGGCCACCCTGTCCATGGGCGCCCTTGCCCAAGAGAAGGATTCCTTCAGCATTGCCTGGACCATCTACGCCGGCTGGGTGCCCTGGCAGTATGCCGAGGACTACGGAATCATGAAGAAGTGGGCCGACAAGTACGACATCGACGTGGATATCGTGCAGGTCAACGACTACATCGAATCCATTAACCAATTTACTGCCGGCCAGTTTGACGGGGTGGTTGCAACCAGCATGGACGGCCTATCCATTCCCGCCGCCTCCGGTGTCGATACCACTGCGCTGATCGTCGGCGACTACTCCAATGGCAACGACGGCCTGGTCTCGAAAGACGCCACGTCCATTGCCGGGCTGGAAGGCGAAACCGTGCACCTCGTTGAATTGTCCGTTTCCCACTACCTGCTGGTTCGCGCCCTGAACACCGTCGGCCTGGAAGAGCGTGACATCAGCGTGGTGAACATTTCTGACGCCGATCTGGTCTCCGCTTTTCAGACCGACGACGTACGCCATGTGGCGACCTGGAACCCGCTGCTGGCGGAAGTGGAAGCCTTCCCCGGTGCCACCAAACTGTTCGATTCCAGCGAGATTCCGGGCCACATCAAGGACCTGACCCTGGTGAACACTGAAACCCTGGCCGACAACCCGAAGCTGGGTAAGGCTCTTGTCGGCGCCTGGTACGAAACCATGAGTATTCTTGCGTCTGACTCCGAGGAAGGTCAGGAAGCCCGTGCATTTCTGGGCGAACTGTCCGGTACCGATCAGGCCGGCTACGAAGCCCAACTGGCCGGCATGAAGATGTTCTGGGAGCCACAAATGTCGGTGGACTTCATCAACAGCGAGGAAGCCCACGAGGCGATGGACAGCGTTCGCCAGTTCTCCTTTGAGAAGGGCCTGCTGGGCCAGGGCGCCATGAGCCCGGACTTTGTCGGCATTGAGTTTCCGGACGGATCGGTCATGGGTGACGAGGGCAACGTGAAGCTGCGCTTCAACGATAGCTACATGAAAATGGCGGCGGACGGCGAGCTATAA
- the uca gene encoding urea carboxylase, producing the protein MELNRDINKVLIANRGAIACRIIRTLRAMGITSVAVYAEADADSLHVRQADEAWPLGDGSAADTYLNQDRLFEIIVESGAGAIHPGYGFLSENAGFARRCDAAGVVFLGPTPEQMEEFGLKHTARALAEQAGVPLLPGTGLLTDLTGALKAAETIGYPVMLKSTAGGGGIGMSRCYGPEDLSKSFESVQRLSQNNFSNSGVFLEKFVEHARHIEVQLFGDGQGQVVALGERDCSAQRRNQKVIEEAPAPGLSNEVRERMHATARQLGESIAYRSAGTVEFIYDPDTTGFYFLEVNTRLQVEHGVTEQVYGVDIVRWMVQLGVGTLPDLAKLAGGLTPTGHAIQARVYAEDPNKDFQPSAGLLTNVRWPEDDNLRIDTWIQPGTEVSPLFDPMLAKVIVHDQDRETARQHLINALADSQLYGIETNREYVRQVLDDPRFIEGRLFTSSLNEFAYTPATVDVLSGGTMTTIQDYPGRIGYWEIGVPPSGPFDSYSFRLGNRLLGNPESAPGLEITLKGPTLVFNRATQIVLTGAELHASLDDQAVPFWQVIDIPAGATLKLGATTEGGARAYVLFLGGLDCPEYLTSCSTFTLGQFGGHCGRALRAGDVLALNKAEPAPAVVLPEDLKPSIGKTWKLHVTYGPHGAPDYFTGQDIDTFFDSNWEIHYNSSRTGVRLIGPKPEWARSDGGEAGMHPSNIHDNAYAVGTVDFTGDMPVILGPDGPSLGGFVCPVTVISADLWKLGQLKAGDRVQFIPVSQDQAVSLRSALDESVTNLTPAIVDITPIRPDTPILASLSTDQHETGVVYRAAGDNYVLVEYGPMELDIRLRFRAHALMLWLREHDHDAVLELTPGIRSLQVHYDSRKLDQRTLLDLLIGAEKELEKQPEWDVPARIVHLPLSWDDEACHTAIAKYMQSVRKDAPWCPSNLEFIRRINGLASIDEVKKTLFEASYLVMGLGDVYLGAPVATPLDPRHRLVTTKYNPARTWTAENSVGIGGAYLCIYGMEGPGGYQFVGRTLQMWNRYRTTEFFEEGKPWLLRFFDQVRFYEVSAEELQRIRRDFPNGDYPIRIEETRFNLKDYEQFLAAHDDQIRQFTGQRQQAFDEELQRWIESGQINFSSEAPMEDTGEDDIANLPQGQHAVESHVAGNLWECLVKPGDMIEAQRPVAIIESMKMEIELLSPVSGQVVEVRREAGQAVSPGTPVVIVEETNE; encoded by the coding sequence ATGGAGCTGAACCGAGACATCAACAAGGTCCTGATCGCCAACCGGGGCGCCATTGCCTGCCGGATCATCCGTACCCTCCGTGCCATGGGCATTACATCAGTTGCCGTATATGCAGAAGCCGATGCCGATTCGCTGCATGTACGCCAGGCGGATGAAGCCTGGCCACTGGGGGATGGCTCTGCTGCCGACACCTATCTGAATCAGGACAGACTGTTTGAAATTATCGTGGAGAGCGGCGCCGGTGCCATCCATCCGGGTTACGGCTTTCTCAGTGAGAACGCCGGTTTTGCCCGACGCTGTGACGCTGCGGGTGTGGTGTTTCTCGGGCCTACGCCGGAACAGATGGAAGAGTTTGGCCTCAAGCACACAGCACGGGCACTCGCCGAACAGGCGGGCGTGCCTCTGTTGCCTGGCACCGGCCTGCTAACCGATCTGACCGGGGCGCTGAAAGCCGCTGAAACCATTGGTTACCCGGTGATGCTTAAAAGCACCGCCGGCGGAGGCGGCATCGGCATGTCACGCTGCTACGGCCCGGAGGATCTCAGCAAGAGTTTCGAGTCGGTCCAGCGCCTTAGCCAGAACAACTTCAGCAACAGCGGCGTATTCCTGGAAAAATTCGTGGAGCATGCCCGGCACATTGAAGTGCAGTTGTTTGGTGACGGCCAAGGCCAGGTGGTCGCACTTGGCGAACGGGACTGCTCAGCCCAGCGCCGCAACCAGAAGGTCATTGAGGAAGCCCCCGCGCCGGGGCTGAGCAACGAGGTCCGCGAGCGCATGCACGCCACCGCACGCCAGCTCGGCGAGAGCATCGCTTACCGCAGCGCGGGCACGGTGGAATTCATCTACGACCCGGACACCACCGGATTTTACTTCCTGGAAGTAAATACCCGCTTACAGGTGGAGCACGGCGTTACCGAGCAGGTCTATGGCGTCGACATTGTGCGCTGGATGGTTCAGTTGGGTGTTGGCACCCTGCCCGACCTGGCGAAACTTGCCGGCGGCCTGACCCCGACCGGCCACGCCATTCAGGCACGAGTCTATGCCGAAGACCCCAACAAGGACTTCCAGCCCAGTGCCGGGCTGCTGACCAATGTCCGCTGGCCAGAGGATGACAACCTGCGGATCGACACCTGGATCCAGCCGGGCACAGAAGTATCCCCCCTGTTCGACCCGATGCTGGCCAAGGTGATTGTCCATGACCAGGACCGCGAAACTGCCCGCCAGCACCTGATCAATGCCCTGGCCGACAGCCAGCTCTACGGTATCGAAACCAACCGGGAGTATGTCCGTCAGGTCCTGGATGACCCTCGATTCATCGAGGGACGCCTGTTCACCAGCAGCCTCAATGAATTCGCTTACACTCCGGCGACCGTGGATGTGCTTAGCGGCGGCACCATGACCACGATTCAGGATTATCCGGGCCGGATCGGCTACTGGGAAATCGGCGTGCCGCCCTCCGGCCCGTTTGACAGCTACTCCTTCCGGTTGGGTAACCGTTTGCTGGGCAACCCCGAGAGCGCCCCCGGCCTGGAGATCACCCTGAAAGGGCCGACCCTGGTATTCAACCGGGCCACCCAGATTGTGCTCACGGGTGCTGAACTCCATGCCAGCCTCGATGACCAGGCCGTTCCGTTCTGGCAGGTCATTGATATCCCGGCCGGGGCCACCCTGAAACTGGGCGCCACGACCGAAGGCGGTGCACGGGCCTATGTCCTGTTCCTCGGTGGTCTGGATTGCCCGGAATACCTGACGTCCTGCAGCACGTTTACCCTCGGCCAGTTTGGCGGCCATTGCGGGCGAGCACTGCGGGCAGGTGACGTGCTGGCCCTGAACAAAGCCGAACCGGCACCGGCCGTGGTGCTCCCTGAAGATCTGAAACCGTCCATTGGCAAAACCTGGAAGCTGCATGTCACCTATGGGCCCCACGGGGCGCCAGACTATTTCACCGGGCAGGACATCGACACCTTTTTCGACAGCAACTGGGAGATTCATTACAACTCCAGCCGGACCGGAGTACGCCTGATCGGACCGAAACCGGAATGGGCACGCAGTGACGGCGGCGAGGCCGGCATGCACCCGTCCAACATCCACGACAACGCTTACGCCGTGGGCACCGTGGATTTCACCGGGGACATGCCGGTGATTCTGGGTCCGGACGGCCCGAGTCTCGGTGGCTTTGTCTGCCCGGTCACAGTGATCAGCGCCGATCTTTGGAAACTGGGCCAGCTCAAGGCTGGTGACAGGGTGCAGTTTATCCCGGTCAGCCAGGATCAGGCCGTGAGCCTGCGCTCTGCCCTGGACGAATCCGTGACCAACCTCACCCCGGCAATCGTGGACATTACGCCGATCCGGCCAGACACTCCGATCCTGGCATCCTTGAGCACTGACCAACACGAAACCGGCGTTGTCTATCGCGCTGCCGGGGACAATTATGTACTGGTGGAATACGGCCCCATGGAGCTGGATATCCGCCTGCGTTTTCGTGCCCATGCGCTGATGCTCTGGCTTCGGGAGCACGACCATGACGCCGTTCTGGAACTCACGCCGGGCATTCGGTCCCTTCAGGTGCATTACGACAGTCGAAAACTGGACCAGCGCACCCTGCTGGACCTGCTGATCGGCGCCGAAAAAGAACTGGAGAAACAGCCGGAATGGGACGTGCCTGCACGCATTGTGCACCTGCCTCTGTCCTGGGATGACGAGGCCTGCCATACCGCCATTGCCAAATACATGCAGTCGGTGCGCAAGGACGCGCCCTGGTGCCCGAGTAACCTGGAATTCATCCGGCGCATCAATGGCCTGGCGAGTATCGACGAGGTCAAGAAAACACTCTTCGAGGCCAGCTACCTGGTCATGGGACTGGGCGACGTCTACCTCGGCGCCCCGGTCGCGACCCCACTGGACCCGCGCCACCGGCTGGTCACCACCAAGTACAACCCGGCGCGGACCTGGACCGCGGAAAACTCCGTGGGCATCGGCGGCGCCTATCTGTGCATCTACGGCATGGAAGGCCCCGGTGGCTACCAGTTTGTGGGTCGCACGCTGCAGATGTGGAACCGCTATCGCACCACCGAATTTTTTGAAGAGGGCAAGCCCTGGCTGCTGCGGTTCTTCGATCAGGTGCGTTTCTACGAGGTCAGTGCCGAGGAATTGCAGCGAATTCGCCGTGATTTCCCGAACGGCGATTACCCGATTCGCATTGAGGAGACCCGCTTCAATCTGAAGGACTATGAACAGTTCCTCGCCGCCCATGACGATCAAATCCGCCAGTTCACCGGTCAGCGCCAACAGGCCTTCGATGAAGAGCTGCAACGCTGGATCGAGTCCGGGCAGATTAACTTCAGTTCCGAGGCCCCGATGGAGGACACCGGCGAAGACGACATCGCCAACCTGCCGCAGGGCCAGCATGCCGTGGAGAGCCATGTTGCAGGCAATCTTTGGGAATGTCTGGTGAAGCCCGGCGACATGATTGAGGCCCAAAGACCGGTCGCCATCATTGAATCCATGAAAATGGAGATTGAACTGCTCAGCCCGGTCAGCGGGCAAGTGGTCGAGGTGCGCCGGGAAGCCGGCCAGGCGGTATCACCGGGCACCCCGGTGGTGATCGTGGAAGAGACTAACGAGTAA
- a CDS encoding urea amidolyase associated protein UAAP2, giving the protein MIKESELKPENASFRETVPAGDYFLKVVKAGETVRILDLEGNQAADTLFYNAHNPTERYSAVDTIREQGNVYLTAGSKLMSSENNVMLEITADTCGRHDTLGGACAAESNTTRYALEKKCMHACRDSWLVAVTEHEELGMTKRDITHNINFFMNVPVTADGGLTFADGISDAGKYVELKAAMDVLVMISNCPQLNNPCNAYNPTPIEVLVWS; this is encoded by the coding sequence ATGATTAAAGAAAGCGAATTAAAGCCAGAGAACGCCAGCTTCCGCGAGACCGTACCCGCGGGCGACTATTTCCTGAAAGTCGTCAAGGCCGGGGAGACCGTCCGCATTCTGGACCTGGAGGGCAATCAGGCCGCCGACACCCTGTTCTACAACGCCCATAACCCGACCGAGCGTTACAGTGCGGTGGACACCATCCGCGAACAGGGCAATGTCTATCTGACTGCAGGTTCGAAGCTGATGTCCTCCGAGAACAACGTCATGCTGGAGATCACCGCCGACACCTGTGGCCGCCACGACACCCTCGGTGGCGCCTGTGCCGCGGAAAGCAACACCACCCGCTATGCCCTCGAGAAAAAGTGCATGCACGCCTGCCGCGACAGCTGGCTGGTGGCGGTCACCGAGCATGAAGAGCTGGGCATGACCAAGCGGGACATCACCCACAACATCAACTTCTTCATGAACGTACCGGTCACCGCCGACGGCGGGCTGACGTTCGCCGACGGCATTTCCGACGCTGGCAAGTACGTGGAGCTGAAGGCGGCAATGGATGTGCTGGTGATGATTTCCAACTGCCCCCAGTTGAATAACCCCTGTAATGCCTACAATCCGACACCGATTGAGGTGCTGGTATGGAGCTGA